The Juglans microcarpa x Juglans regia isolate MS1-56 chromosome 8D, Jm3101_v1.0, whole genome shotgun sequence genomic sequence TGCAGCTTCCAATTCTTGTGGAGACATGAGATACATTGGTATGTTAAAGGAGTCCACTTTTTCCTCGCTAACTTTTCCCtacacaaaatttgaaaaaaccctcatatttttttaatgagaaagGCTCTAGCCAAAAGGAGATCGATTCAATAAACTAACGTATTTTGATATGGTACATTATAttggaaagttatttttattataaaataaatctaacgtatcatttgaaattatgtcagtttatgaatctatttttatagaatatcgATTTCTTTGTAACTGTAacacttctaatttttattatacgATTTGAAGTAAAATGAAGAGAATCCTATTCTAGTAAGATGTATATATGTTTCATGCAATATCCAAATGCGGCACTAATTTTCTACTAAATGATCATGCATATATGCAACCAAATTAAGCAAAACATGCTTCATGATCATGAATTCATATGATACGTTTataagtagatctaacgtactATATCAAGTCATGATGTCAATtaatagatttacttttgtgagatctctttgtaactaaaacatttctctttatttaaatgCTCGATATAAGAAGTCAAGTTGCACCATATCAACTAGTCTAATTAGCGAAATAGCAAAATACCGAATGAAAAGTAGTATtgctctaatttatttattatagaaaTAAGAGCTTCGCATTTATTTGTTTGGCCTTTGATCTTATGCTTTCATCCAACAAGAAGCTGTATTTGAAAAGTGCAATAAAGACTTGAGAACATGATCAGATGatgatcatgtatatattttgtacgtacgtacgcacGTACCTTCTTGGCCATATCCATAAGGCAAGACCCCAAGAGTTCAAACGTaatattttgtgcattttgAGAATGGGGCATTCCGTTGGGGCGGCCACAAATAACAAGTGCAATCAATCCTCCAAACACCACCTCTTGAGCCCTAGCATGCAAAAAGCACTCCATATCTTCTCCAAATTGAACTTCATAAGCCTCAACAACCACATCTTTTGAATTTGAGTAGTGGATTTTCCCTTTATTCCAAGCAGCTGAACTTTTGTCGATGATCGGTTTAGGTACTTTGGAAAGCCAATTGATGGCATAGGAAGAGTGAACAAAGTGAAGAGATGCAGATGGAAATAAGCGACAGTAAAAAGAACCTGCAACACCTGCAGCAAAATACTGCCTATCCGGTGGGAGGGAGGTGAAGAGTGTATTGAAATCATTGGAGCTGTGATCATTGAAGAAGACTTGGAATTCAGGACATACATGATCAAGATCATGGAGTACTCCTCCTTGGTATTGGTCATATTGACACTTAGACTGCACTgcgttaattatattttcagctGCGAAAAATGTATTAGGCCCAACAGAACAACCTAAATCTGCAATTCTGAAGATGTTTGAAGAAACAATGCTCTTGAGATCAAGCTTTTCTCCAACTGCCTCAATAATTACCTTTTTTGCAGCAACAACGCCTCCTCTCTGAAGCACATAAATTTGAGTTATTCATTATCTTCGTTAATTAGTAGTCTTCGGTTGTTTCTGAAACATGTCATGATCAGTTCAAGTATTCTTCAAAGTGATCGGTTATATATCAGGTACCACTTGAAGAATTAACTATGTTGGGTTGCCTGTTATTCTtcttttcacataaaattattaataaataatattgctAAATAAGTTTggcatactctctctctctctctctctctctctctctatatatatatatatatatcaagagaAACACCCTTTTCCAAAATTGAAATGGATTAGAGACTTCTTCATCCACCATAAATAGTACTCGAGGACGATTAATACATGAACTACAAGCTGGTTTGACTATATGCATCTTTTTGCAAGTTATATATAACGAGAACTGTTACGtacacaaaaagattatacaaaaataaacccacaaactgatgtaattTTTTGGGATccattaaatctactttacaataaaattaactttataatctgacgtagcACATTAAgctacatcaatttatgagtttacttttgtataatctctgtGTCTCAAGTAtttcatatacatacatatatatatatagttcttgAATCTTATGTCTTTGGTTATGCCTAACCTGGAAATCCTGGAGAACAGCATAGAGTTGGAAACGTAAGACAAGTTAATATATAACATGATGCAGAAGAAGATTTACCTGGTATGAGGAGTTGTTTGCATAGCTGTCCATAGCATCCCCTCCTTTCATTGGATATGCTTCAGTCCTCCACCTTTCTTCCCTTTGCTGCTCTTCtcccatatctctctctctctctctctggtcaACTGAACTTGACGATCTCAATTAATGGTGTTGGCCGCATggcaagatatatatatatatatatatatatatatatatatatatatatttatatatatatatatattaatagtgaTGATTAATTGAATTAGAAGAGTTAAGTAAATAAGTAACTAGGACAAAATTGATAAACTTTCATCATGTGCTGTAATTAAGGTCCTTTGATAAAGTAATTAAGGGTCTGTTTAGAGTTGCAGTATAgtcttaaaaagtgtttaaatagtctaaaaatctttttaatagaaaaattaaattgtttgagtgttacatattaaagcgcttttaatctcaaataaggtAAAAAGTAAATCTCAAACGTGTTTTTTTGGATAATGCAAAacgtaattcgaattttaaaaaaactgtcaaTGGGCgaaaatactcatacaattttaagataattataaattttaaactttcaaagatatggtcataatcttttaaaattcaaataatggtCATTTATATCTCagaatcacttttttaatttgttttccagctaatgtaatatgtttgaaagtactttaaacatatggttaccaaatattaaataattttttaataatagaatttattacttaaattagaaattataaaccctaaagttataagttatatttttcattacaatCTCAAACATACACTAAatagtaaatatataatatattgaatatgtatttcccttcaaaaaaaaaaaaatagtgaatatatTAATGATTAGATATTATAATGGTAATAATGGTGTCCTAGATAGCTACTCCTCACCATCGTCGATCTGCCTGAATAAAACGCGACAAAAGACTTGTTCGTTTAACGAGGCCGGTCAACTTTGGCATAATTAAGGAAGTCATATTATATGCACCTTAAGATCATAAGGTTATGTGCAAACGCACGTTCGGGACCGTCACTAAATAATATTAGGAAAATGCTTGGGCCACATGGTCCGAGACATGTGGCCCAAgcattttatgaatattttttaataatattataaatattttaaaaaaattaaaaatttaaaaaaaatgtattaaaaaaatgtcaaatgacCTTATTGGAAGACTCTCTCAAACTTCACACTCGATGGGTGTAGTACcgtttataatattattactttagaattatgttatttataatGAAGAGAACATCCTAAACGGTTAGCCCCCCACATAGGTCTTGGCCTTTGATCTAGTCTAGAGCATGTTCCATTGTCGAAAAGCCCGTTATTATTATCAGGGGAACCTAGCCCACTATAAATACCGACTGGGTAACCACCCAACGGCGATAAAGGATAAGCACGGTTGTCATTTGAAGTCTAAAAGGGGGATTAACCCTCATCtccaaattttaattcaaataatggATAACTATTATCACCTAAGGAACAAAGGTAGTTTAGGGAGCTCCATATAAAGGAACCCAGGTATTTAAAAGGCATCTGATTATTTGGTATTAGAAAGATTATTTTCAGTCACTGACTTAGGTATCGAAGGTGTTCCCACGAACCCCCAAGCCGCCTTGCTCTTTGGTTGCAAGTGACCGTGCGACGATGGCAGTGAAACACATCCACAACAGTTGGTGCCATCTATGGGATTTCAAAGTCTCACACTGAGCGTGCTTTTCACATGTTCATCACCACACAGTCTCAGGCAACTAGAGATTAGGGAGAAACTTCACAAAACATGGAGGAAAGACTTGTAGAAATGGAAGAGATAATGAAGAGACTTACCACAGAAGTTGACTCACTGCGAAAGGAGAATGAGGCTCTCAAGTCACGAAATGGGCCGTCGGGAGAGGATGCGACACGCAATCAGGTTGACAGGGTAGATATGGAGGCGAACAGTGCGGGTGTTG encodes the following:
- the LOC121242391 gene encoding loganic acid O-methyltransferase-like, whose product is MGEEQQREERWRTEAYPMKGGDAMDSYANNSSYQRGGVVAAKKVIIEAVGEKLDLKSIVSSNIFRIADLGCSVGPNTFFAAENIINAVQSKCQYDQYQGGVLHDLDHVCPEFQVFFNDHSSNDFNTLFTSLPPDRQYFAAGVAGSFYCRLFPSASLHFVHSSYAINWLSKVPKPIIDKSSAAWNKGKIHYSNSKDVVVEAYEVQFGEDMECFLHARAQEVVFGGLIALVICGRPNGMPHSQNAQNITFELLGSCLMDMAKKGKVSEEKVDSFNIPMYLMSPQELEAAVDRNGYFGIERIEDLPNVLQLGGRPKSEVISSHWRAIMHGMMKVHFGRDAVIILDELLELFRKKLEEDLSLMNSISDTLYTFFALLKRQARE